The genomic segment AGGTTGAAGGGCCGATGAGATCGAAGCTCTCTTTAGCATCGCTTTTTTGCAGCAATTTGAGCTTGGAGAAAAGCGCTTCGTTCGAGTCAAAGGTGGAGACATGAACCTCAATTCCGGTCTCCTTGGTGAACTCCTGATAGACAGACTGCGGGATATAGTCTGCCCAGTTATAGATAGTCAGGACCTTGCTCTCTGCGGCATGTGCCAGGGATGCCAGAGAGCCCAAGAACACGAAGGCGAGTGTTCCGATCAGTTTTTTCATCATTTTTTGTCCTTTAACAGTAACTGTGCCAGCACCACCAGGAATAGTGATGCGACGAGTAACAGGGTCGCCAGAGCATTTACATCGGGCGATACCCCAATCTTAACCATGGAATAAATTCGAAGCGGCAGGATCTGATAATCCGGGCCGGTCACGAAGGAGCTGATGATCACATCATCCAGTGACAGGGTAAAACTCAATAGCCAGCCTGCGGCCACCGCCGGGCGAGCCAGTGGGAAAATGATTTTCCAAAAGGTGGTCCCCTCGGTGGCACCCAGATCCTTGGCGGCTTCCAGCATGTTCTTATCAAAACCATTGAGCCTGGAGTAGACGGTGACCACCACAAAGGGCAGGCAGAAGGTGATATGGGCTGCCAGCAGAGACCAGAATCCTAAGGAGAAGCCAAGAGCCAGGAACAGGGTCAGCAGGGCAATTGCCATCACGATATCCGGTGACATCATCACCACAAACAGCATGCCATTGACCATCGCCTTAGAGCGAAAACGGTAGCGGTATAGTGCGACCGAGGTCAGGGTGCCGATGGCGGTCGCGGCTGTGGCACTGAGCAGGGCAATGGTGATCGAGTGACCCGCCGCGGTCAGCAGCGAGTCATTATTAAACAGCGCCTCATACCAGCGCATCGAAAACCCCTGCCAGTGAAAGCCAAAGCGCGACTGGTTAAAGGAGTTTGCGATCAGCACGATGATCGGAATATACAGATAGGCGTATAGAACAAACAAGAAGCTGGACTTGAAGAGCTTAGTCATGGAGTTCCACCTTCTTGTTGAGGAATTTACCAACCCGGTAATAGATAAAGACTAAGAGGGCCATCAGCAGGGTCAGCATCACACTCAGTGCTGAGCCAAAGGGCCAGTCGCGGGTATCCAGGAACTGGCTCTTTATCACATTACCGACCAGCAGGTTCTTAGCCCCTCCCAGCAGATCCGGAATGTAGAACATCCCCATCGCCGGAATAAAGACCAGTAGGCATCCGGCGATGATCCCGGGCATGGTCAGGGGAATGACAATTCGCCAGAAAGTTTGTAGCTTACCTGCACCCAGATCATGAGAAGCCTCCAACAGACGTTTATCGAGCTTCTCAATCGAGGAGTAGAGGGGAAGCACCATAAAGGGCAGCAGTATATAGATGAGTCCGATGATGACCGCAGTTTCGGTATAGAGGATCCGGATCGGGTGATCGATGATCCCAAGGGACATCAGACTCCAGTTAAACAGGCCACGCATTCCAAGAATGGTTTTAAGGGCATAGGCGCGGATCAGTGAATTGGTCCAGAAAGGTACGATCACCAAAAATAGAGCCAGGGGCTGCCAGCGCTTTGGCATCTGGGCAATGAAGTAGGCAAAGGGGTAGCCAATCAACAGGCAAATCCCGGTGGCGACACAAGCCATCTTCAGGGAGTGAAATACCACCTTTAGATACAGAGGATCGAATAGCCTCAGGTAGCTGTCCAGACTAAAGGTATACTGGATCAGATTGACATCATCTCGTGTCAGGAAGCTGGTGACCAGGATCATCAGGTTAGGGACGAACACGAACACCGCCAGCCAGCCGACGATCAGGGTGATGGCAAAATTACGAAAGGTGTTAGTGTGCTTCATAGGGCAGAACCACCTCCCAGCTATCGACCCAGGTGATTGAAACCTTCTGGCCCAGGCTATAATCGAAATCCGGATCGTCTTCGTCAAAGAATTCACTGATCATCAGCTGCTGACCCGATTCAAGCTCAACCACAGAGTCCAGGGTCGCACCCTTATAGTTGCGTTCGGTGATCTTCCCTACAATTCCCTCTGCCTGCTCGTTTTGCGCGATCTCCTCCATCCTGAGATCTTCGGGGCGCAACAGGACACAGATCTTATCGCCGACCTTAAAAGGCTCCTGAGTATGAACGATGCAGTTGCGCCCTTCGACTCTGGCTTTCCAGGTCTTATCATCGGTTTTTTCCAGCAGCTCACCATCCATGATGTTGCTCTCGCCAATGAAGCGGGCTACAAACAGGTTGTTAGGCGACTCATAGATATCGCGCGGGCTACCCTGCTGCTCAATGCGCCCGTCACGCATCACCACGATGCGGTCAGCCATCGACAGGGCTTCCTCCTGATCGTGGGTCACAAAGATAAAGGTGATCCCAAGCTGACGTTGCAGCCGCTTGAGCTCGATCTGCATCTGTTTACGCAGTTTATAATCCAGAGCGCTCAGGGATTCATCCAGCAGTAACACTCTGGGTTTGTTAACCACGGCACGGGCAATCGCAACGCGTTGTTGCTGGCCACCGGAGAGTTGGTGAGGCTTGCGCTGAGCCAGGTGATCGAGCTGCACCATTTTCAGGGCCTCCATCACTCTGGGTTTTATCTCCGGCTTTGCAACCTTTTGCATCTTAAGACCAAAGGCAACATTGTCGAAGATGGTCATATGTGGGAAGAGGGCGTAGCTCTGAAAGACCGTATTGACATGGCGCTGCTCAGCTGGCTGCTCAGTAATAGTCTCGTTATCCAGGGTGATGGTGCCGGTATCGACCTGCTCTAAACCTGAGATCAAACGCAGTACCGTTGTTTTACCACAGCCGGACGGGCCAAGAATGGTGAGAAATTCACCATCATAAATTGTTAAATCAAGCTGTTTTACTACAGGCTTGCCGTCGAAGCTCTTGTTTACACCCTGGAGGGTGACGATGCTATTTTTCGCAGCGCTCATCAATAGCGGCTCTCCGTGTTGGACCATGAAAATAAGGATGGCGAATTTTAGTTGCCATCCTTGTGAAATTAAAGCGTTTTTTTACACTAGATCGCAGAAATTTTTCCATAGCCTTGTTGTTGTGGTGCTCCCCTGATTTTGAGCCCTGTCTCTCTTGTTGTTTATCATCAATTTTGCCCATAAATTGAGCACTTGGTTATGAGTTTAGCCTCTTGTCACCTTTATTTAGCAAGCCTCTCTATTTCCGTGATGGTGTGAGGTCTAAATGAGCCCTCCCTGGGTTGATTTTTAATCAGGGCTGATTTTTGTTAGTATGTCGAATTCTGACGGAGCCTGTTGGCATTGAGCATGGAAGTCTGGCTTTTCGAGAAGGTGATATACGAGCATATGAAACGACTTGTTTGTACTGGCGTCGCAGCCCTGATTCTGGCTGCTGGTTGTAGTCCCGTAACCAAAGAGCCCCAGAGTTCGATTCTGGCGACATCTGCCGATCAGCGTCCGGCTGTGGTAGAGCAGGATATAAAGGCGCCTGATTTTTCACAGATGGGATCAACTAAGCTTCGCAAGAAAGCTTTTTTTGATTTTTTGCGTCCTTTTTATCAGCAGATCTCCTCTCAGATCCTGGCCGAGCGCCAAAAGGTGATGATATTGCAGCAGCGCTTCGAACAGGGTGAACCCCTTGATGACTCTGAGCACCAATGGCTGGCACAGTTGGCGAGCCAGTATGGGTTACGCTCTGAGCCTCTGAGTCAGTCCCATTTTGATCAGATCCTCCTTCGGGTGGATACGCTGCCTGAGGCTCTGGTGTTGAGCCAGGCTGCAAATGAGAGCGGTTGGGGAACCTCTCGCTTTGCTCGCCAGGGAAATAACTATTTTGGCCAGTGGTGCTATAGCCAGGGCTGTGGACTGGTCCCCCTTCAGCGTAGCTCTGGGGCGATTCACGAGGTGAAGGTGTTTCCTTCCGCTTATGATTCGGTGAAGGCTTACTTCAGTAATGTGAATACCAATGCCGCATACAGAGATCTGCGAGCGATCCGTGCAAAGCTCAGAAGTGAAGGGAAGCCTCTCAATCCTCTGCAGCTGGCCGAGGGCCTGAATCATTACTCTGAGCGCGGCCAGGCCTATGTAGTCTCGATTCAACAGTTTATCGAGCAGAATCAATCCTACTGGCAAGTGACCGGTTAAACTAAAGAGCCAGCGTAAGCTGGCTTTTTTGTGTCTGCTATTTTCCTGCTCTGCGCTGCATCCGACCCGGCGCAGTCAAATATCTCCAAATACCATTAAACAATCTTCTGTTTGTGTCGAACTTGCAGTTCATCTATCGGCTGATTGCTTATAGATCACACTTCATGTCAACCTGGCTTGCTCGGTTGCTTTGCATCTGCTTATTATCATTAGAGGTGAAGTGCTGTTGTATCGACTTCCTGAGGCCTAAGGAAAGGCGGGTCGCGCAGTAGTAGCTTGATGTTTAAGCATGAGCGGCTTACAGACCTGTAAAGGTATAAGCGTTTATGAAAAAACTTGGATATTTAGTGGTGGCATCCAGGCTGCTGGCTTTGTCGGTCATGGTGCCAGGCATCGCTCTGGCGGGATCTGCTCAGAGCACCCTGGAGGTTTCGGCCCGGGTGATTGACTCATGCCTGATGGCAAGTCATCCGGTAAACATAGGGTCTCATAATGACTCACAGGGCGGGGTAAAGCTCAGGTGCACCGGAAGAACACCTCAAGTTGATGTGTCTATTTCGGCGGTGAAGATCATGCCGCTTCAGGATAAGAGAGTCGATATTACTTCCGAGGCCTATGAAGAGTTTCGCCAGGAGCGCTTGTTATCAAAAAAGCTGCAACAATTGCCGCTGACCAGGGGGCAGGGAAGAGTTCTGGTGGACTCGGATATTCGAGCCAGATTACTTGAGGAAAAGCAGAGTGCATATAGAGCCGTCAGGGTTAACCTTGAATATTAGGCGCAGTTAATAGCTGACTTCGACTCTCAGCGTCTGACTGTAACGGCCAGCAGGAACTCTCTGATCCGCAGGGATATGGCCGTTAAAGATAGCCTTGCCTACGCCCCTGTTATTGATGATGACTGAGTGCTCCGGGGTACTCCATGAGCGGCTTTGATGATCATGCAGGGAGTAGCGAAGGTGGTAGCTCCGCGCCTTAGAGTTATTGGCATGCATCTGAAAATATTGTTGTTGATGCGCCCCTGATATAGAGACTTTAACAGCTTGTCCCTCAAGGCCGGGGCAGGAGATACGCAGGGTGGCTTGCCCATCTTTGCCTGCCGGATCCTGTGGGTTGTAGTTGCCAAAACGTAGAAAGGCATCTGAGTTGATCCAGCAGCTTCTTTTCAGGGAGAGGCTGAGATTCATAATGCCCGAGCTATGGCAGGCAGCCAGGCAGGCATGGGCGTAACTTCCCAGCAAGATCAGGATGAGAGTCGGGAGTTGACTTAAGTATCTGTTGCTCATATTGATTTTCCTATCAATAATGCACAAACACTCTCAGGGTTGTTTTGTATTGTCCTGCGGGCACGTATTGGTGGGCGATGATTTTGCCGTGTAATCTAATGTGGTTATTATCAAAGAATTTCAGGTTTATGTCTTGATCCTTTCCATCTTTAAAGATGATTTTATTACCCCACCAGCCATGGTGAGTATAGAGCGAAAACTTTAGAGGGTTTTCACCGGGTGAGCCATTTTTATACATCTTGTATGTTGGCCTGCCACTGGGTGAGTCAGAAGAGATAGACAGCTCTGCAACTCTTGGCCAGAAGCCAACACAGTTAATGTCAATGCCAGTTACTGCTTTTGTTGGTTTGGTATCTTGGGGGTTATACCTTCCAAAGTTCATGTCCCCATCTACGGTGACTTTACAGCTTGAAACTACTGTCGCTGAAACATGTAGTTCTGCGTTGGCAGTATTTGACTCTTGCGCGATCGCAGGAGATGTGTTCAATAAGCATAATCCAACAGCGATGGTGGCTGCTCTAAAGGAGTTAGTTACATCCATTGTTGAAACCTGTTGTTAATCATATTTCCGTAGGCCTGATATGGCCAGCGTAGATGGGACTGCCCAAATTTAAATCGATGCATATATTACGTATAAAAAGACATAAATCAATAAAAATAGGATTATTGTTGAACATGAATTAGAGTTTTATTGCTGTGTTATACGATTAATAATTGTGCGTTCCGGAGTCTTTTCTTTATTTGGCAAAGGCTTAGCTAAGGATCCATTCGAATCATATTTGTTAAATTTATTATTTTAAGCTTGGTTAAATGAAGTTAGTTGGTTTTTTATTTTTCTATAATAATGATTAAAATCAAAAGGCGCTGGATTTATTTGGGTCTGATTGGCTAAAAATTTAATGTAAGCTCAGGCAAATGCCTTAGTTTTATTAAAAAAACCATGTAAAACATAATCATAAGGTGGTTTATGAAGGGGGCTCATCGATTTATTCCTATAGTCTTGTTGCAAAGATTTTTTTGCTCGGTATGATTCGCAGCGAAATATTGGTCTGGGTCATATCGGTGCGTCAATAAATGGCGGAAGATTTGGTTGGACACTTTTTACTGTTAGCTCTTGTATAGGGCTTGGTATTTTTTATTACAAACTGTTGGTGTTTGTGATTTTATTTTTAGCACGGAGTTATTTATGAAAATCAAAAATATTGCGCTGGCTATCTCTGCCGCAGCGGTTATGTCTGCTGGTTTTGTTGCTTCTGCGAATGCAGCAGGTACTACGCATAATGAACTCGAGGTGAAAGCTGAAGTAGTCTCAAGCTGTAAGATTGATGCTGGTACTATTGATATGAAGCAGTACTCTCCAACAGATCCACAAGTTTTCCCTGGGACAATGAAAATCTCGTGCGTTGGGACGAAACAAGTATCCGTATCAATTGATGCTAAGTCTGGTGCAATGACTAATACCGATACCGGTGAGGTTATGACTTATCAACTGGCTGATGATAAAGGTATGGCAAACTCTTGGTTTGGTGGTACTCCACATGCTGTTGACATGACAAATGGTAGTGGGGATGCCCAGTTCTACGCTCAGGCTGATAAAGAACAATGGGGACTGTCTGCGGGTAATTATAGCCAATCTCTAACAGTGAATGTAAAATATTAATATTTAACATTCACTGTTGATAAATAGAAGCTCATTAGTTGGGTGATTGGTGGCCGATTTAATTATCGGCCTTTTTATATTTAGTTTAACCTGTGTGTATTTAATTATATCTATAGGTTTAACATGTGAGAATGTTGTAATTTACTATTTGAGGGTGTTGAATATGCTTCGTTATATATATGCAATAACAGCAGGAATCTTTTGGCTAAATTGCACAGTAGCTCAGGCGGGCAGTTATGGTGTATCACCTACTTTAATTAAGCTACAAAATAGCCAACGTCAACAATCCCTATCAGTAACCAATGTTGGTAATAAGCCAATAGCCCTCCAGGTCGCCGTGTATAAGTGGCAGATCGAGAATGGCAAGGACAAGCTTACTGCTGCTCCTGAGTTTTTCGCATCCCCGGCCATGCTGCATGTGGCGCCGCAGACCACTCAAACGGTTCGCCTGGGCTATTTCTCCTATAACAGCACAAAACAGATTCAAACTTATCGGGTATTGCTCAAGGAGCTGCCGGATCAGGTAAAACCAACTAAAGATGAAAAAAATAACAGCCAGGTGGTGATCTACACCGATACCTCGGTGCCTCTATATGTTTATCCTAAAAATAAACCAATTTCTGACTACAGATGGAGCCAAAAGCTCACAGCAAAAGGGCTGCAACTTACCCTGAACAACGTTGGTGGTACAGTAGCCAAGGTTGCAGGTATTGAGCTGGGCAACAAGGCAACCCTGATTAAAGGTCAGAAAATACTTACAGCTACCAAGATAATCAAGACCTTTAAATATGTTTTGCCAGGTCAGACCCAAAGTTGGTTGGTTCCTGGTGCTAAGCAAGTCTTTAAGCTGCTTAGCCCTAAAATTGCGGGCGAGGATAAGCAGAGCATTGTTTCCATCCGTTAAGCCGAAAAGCAACTTCAAGCTTTTAAAAGTGTCAGCCCGGAGTATTTCCGGGCTGGCATTTTCGCGCTTGTGATTTGAGTGAGATTAAAGGGTGATGGGTAAGCAGGGGATATTACTCAGCAGCTCACGAGGACTGGCGGCTGGCTGTAGCCTACTGTTACTGCCAGGGCTTAGCCACGCCTTCTCGCTGACTCCGCAGGATTGCCTAGAAATGCAGGCGCAAC from the Dongshaea marina genome contains:
- a CDS encoding spore coat protein U domain-containing protein, with protein sequence MSNRYLSQLPTLILILLGSYAHACLAACHSSGIMNLSLSLKRSCWINSDAFLRFGNYNPQDPAGKDGQATLRISCPGLEGQAVKVSISGAHQQQYFQMHANNSKARSYHLRYSLHDHQSRSWSTPEHSVIINNRGVGKAIFNGHIPADQRVPAGRYSQTLRVEVSY
- a CDS encoding spore coat protein U domain-containing protein; the protein is MKIKNIALAISAAAVMSAGFVASANAAGTTHNELEVKAEVVSSCKIDAGTIDMKQYSPTDPQVFPGTMKISCVGTKQVSVSIDAKSGAMTNTDTGEVMTYQLADDKGMANSWFGGTPHAVDMTNGSGDAQFYAQADKEQWGLSAGNYSQSLTVNVKY
- the potB gene encoding spermidine/putrescine ABC transporter permease PotB, with amino-acid sequence MKHTNTFRNFAITLIVGWLAVFVFVPNLMILVTSFLTRDDVNLIQYTFSLDSYLRLFDPLYLKVVFHSLKMACVATGICLLIGYPFAYFIAQMPKRWQPLALFLVIVPFWTNSLIRAYALKTILGMRGLFNWSLMSLGIIDHPIRILYTETAVIIGLIYILLPFMVLPLYSSIEKLDKRLLEASHDLGAGKLQTFWRIVIPLTMPGIIAGCLLVFIPAMGMFYIPDLLGGAKNLLVGNVIKSQFLDTRDWPFGSALSVMLTLLMALLVFIYYRVGKFLNKKVELHD
- a CDS encoding spore coat protein U domain-containing protein; translated protein: MDVTNSFRAATIAVGLCLLNTSPAIAQESNTANAELHVSATVVSSCKVTVDGDMNFGRYNPQDTKPTKAVTGIDINCVGFWPRVAELSISSDSPSGRPTYKMYKNGSPGENPLKFSLYTHHGWWGNKIIFKDGKDQDINLKFFDNNHIRLHGKIIAHQYVPAGQYKTTLRVFVHY
- the potC gene encoding spermidine/putrescine ABC transporter permease PotC, translated to MTKLFKSSFLFVLYAYLYIPIIVLIANSFNQSRFGFHWQGFSMRWYEALFNNDSLLTAAGHSITIALLSATAATAIGTLTSVALYRYRFRSKAMVNGMLFVVMMSPDIVMAIALLTLFLALGFSLGFWSLLAAHITFCLPFVVVTVYSRLNGFDKNMLEAAKDLGATEGTTFWKIIFPLARPAVAAGWLLSFTLSLDDVIISSFVTGPDYQILPLRIYSMVKIGVSPDVNALATLLLVASLFLVVLAQLLLKDKK
- a CDS encoding glucosaminidase domain-containing protein; amino-acid sequence: MKRLVCTGVAALILAAGCSPVTKEPQSSILATSADQRPAVVEQDIKAPDFSQMGSTKLRKKAFFDFLRPFYQQISSQILAERQKVMILQQRFEQGEPLDDSEHQWLAQLASQYGLRSEPLSQSHFDQILLRVDTLPEALVLSQAANESGWGTSRFARQGNNYFGQWCYSQGCGLVPLQRSSGAIHEVKVFPSAYDSVKAYFSNVNTNAAYRDLRAIRAKLRSEGKPLNPLQLAEGLNHYSERGQAYVVSIQQFIEQNQSYWQVTG
- a CDS encoding fimbrial biogenesis chaperone — protein: MLRYIYAITAGIFWLNCTVAQAGSYGVSPTLIKLQNSQRQQSLSVTNVGNKPIALQVAVYKWQIENGKDKLTAAPEFFASPAMLHVAPQTTQTVRLGYFSYNSTKQIQTYRVLLKELPDQVKPTKDEKNNSQVVIYTDTSVPLYVYPKNKPISDYRWSQKLTAKGLQLTLNNVGGTVAKVAGIELGNKATLIKGQKILTATKIIKTFKYVLPGQTQSWLVPGAKQVFKLLSPKIAGEDKQSIVSIR
- the potA gene encoding spermidine/putrescine ABC transporter ATP-binding protein PotA, whose translation is MSAAKNSIVTLQGVNKSFDGKPVVKQLDLTIYDGEFLTILGPSGCGKTTVLRLISGLEQVDTGTITLDNETITEQPAEQRHVNTVFQSYALFPHMTIFDNVAFGLKMQKVAKPEIKPRVMEALKMVQLDHLAQRKPHQLSGGQQQRVAIARAVVNKPRVLLLDESLSALDYKLRKQMQIELKRLQRQLGITFIFVTHDQEEALSMADRIVVMRDGRIEQQGSPRDIYESPNNLFVARFIGESNIMDGELLEKTDDKTWKARVEGRNCIVHTQEPFKVGDKICVLLRPEDLRMEEIAQNEQAEGIVGKITERNYKGATLDSVVELESGQQLMISEFFDEDDPDFDYSLGQKVSITWVDSWEVVLPYEAH